From Lolium perenne isolate Kyuss_39 chromosome 5, Kyuss_2.0, whole genome shotgun sequence, a single genomic window includes:
- the LOC127300428 gene encoding uncharacterized protein: MVRKTGKKRGGSKPKPKPQTETPPSSSLPNSVPPPPSVEPPEEAAIDVLPVDVIPNIFRRLSLVDLLRAALACHRWCRVAARCLPRAAPLLGYFFHPVKTATPPHIHKRDPTRYDAVFAPLDVSSPRLSLDFAPDASRFNLHDCHQGLLLLEPNTPTPRSTHPRLLVLDPATRRRALLRPPPRDTVPDDHRWRRSRYYVGSALLSRAHPSKLCFEVVCFTIDGGHPRAWVASFDNDQCRWRALPLAEHVLVDFDPYWFETRGVHATGKMYWHICNSSRVLELDLATLRFSYLLPPAALPGHHFKYRMGETPDGRLCVVTVENELMQRWVRGDSMRSDNGWIVEEEMDISKVYDTVPGLPKDRIRRKQSIMVMDVDVGQKWKLFIEMLGYGTFSFDSKTRKLHRLATKGGKEYGKPISAYFLAWPPAFLAQA, translated from the coding sequence atggtGCGGAAGACCGGGAAGAAGAGAGGCGGAAGCAAGCCCAAGCCCAAGCCCCAAACCGAAACTCCACCTTCCTCTAGCTTGCCCAACTCGGTTCCGCCCCCACCATCGGTGGAGCCGCCGGAGGAGGCAGCGATCGACGTCCTACCCGTGGATGTCATCCCCAACATCTTCCGCCGTCTCTCCCTCGTCGATCTCCTCCGCGCCGCCCTTGCCTGCCACCGCTGGTGCCGCGTCGCCGCCCGCTGCCTCCCCCGCGCCGCTCCCCTCCTTGGCTACTTCTTCCACCCCGTCAAAACCGCTACCCCGCCGCATATCCACAAAAGAGACCCAACCCGCTACGACGCCGTCTTCGCTCCCCTCGACGTCTCCTCCCCGCGCCTCTCCCTCGACTTCGCGCCGGACGCCTCCCGCTTCAATCTCCACGACTGCCACCAAGGCCTCCTGCTCCTCGAGCCGAACACACCGACTCCAAGGTCGACGCACCCCCGCCTTCTCGTCCTCGACCCGGCCACCCGCCGGCGGGctctcctccggccgccgccgcgcGACACCGTGCCGGACGACCACCGCTGGCGCAGATCCAGGTACTACGTCGGCTCCGCGCTGCTTTCCCGCGCTCACCCGAGCAAGCTCTGCTTCGAAGTCGTCTGCTTTACCATCGACGGCGGGCACCCGCGCGCCTGGGTCGCGTCCTTCGACAATGACCAGTGCCGCTGGCGCGCGCTCCCACTGGCCGAGCATGTCTTGGTCGATTTCGACCCCTACTGGTTCGAGACCCGCGGCGTACACGCTACCGGGAAGATGTACTGGCACATCTGCAACTCCAGCCGCGTCCTGGAACTGGACCTCGCCACGCTGCGCTTCTCGTACCTGCTGCCGCCGGCGGCGCTGCCGGGTCACCACTTCAAGTACCGCATGGGGGAGACGCCCGACGGGCGGCTCTGCGTCGTGACCGTGGAGAACGAGCTGATGCAGCGCTGGGTGCGCGGCGACAGCATGCGCAGCGACAACGGCTGGATTGTGGAGGAGGAGATGGATATCAGCAAGGTCTACGACACGGTGCCCGGCCTGCCCAAGGACCGAATCAGGAGGAAGCAGAGCATCATGGTCATGGACGTCGACGTGGGGCAGAAATGGAAGCTGTTCATCGAGATGCTGGGATACGGGACCTTCTCCTTCGATTCCAAGACCCGCAAGCTCCACCGCCTCGCCACCAAAGGCGGCAAGGAGTACGGCAAGCCCATCTCCGCCTACTTCCTCGCATGGCCGCCTGCCTTCCTTGCTCAAGCCTAA
- the LOC127300429 gene encoding uncharacterized protein: MATMAVIRRAALACRVQRRLLSHSAASSPSDAPAPSSLLGYFSHPFHPRDPKVPNPYRHPPTTAPTFHPLTASSPRLSLDFIPDISDLFLCDSHLGLLLLRHKVDDLDSCNRSFHVCDPVSRRHALLPPPPIDSFSGGKVIGAALRSRGAAADDGLQFEVVYVAVDGDRPRAWVGSFRDGWCRWNALPRSREVTIDFDLMRFERICVHAAGGMYWHILNSHFVLALDAATLEFSRLPPPAMMWGAGESCKYRVGERPEDGQLCVASLEEDAMMLCVRGNGEGSDNGWVLERHAPMRKVFDTVPSLPKDPLTRRAKLWLSDVDAGRTGRLFVHTIGYGSFAYHMDTGKLERLATEDGLAYGRPILAYFSAPDASSSA; the protein is encoded by the coding sequence ATGGCGACGATGGCCGTCATCCGCCGCGCCGCTCTTGCCTGCCGTGTCCAGCGCCGCCTCCTCTCCCACTCCGCTGCCTCTTCACCCTCCGACGCACCAGCACCTTCTTCCCTCCTTGGCTACTTCTCCCACCCCTTCCATCCGCGAGACCCCAAGGTCCCGAACCCGTACAGGCACCCGCCGACCACCGCCCCGACCTTCCACCCCCTCACCGCGTCGTCCCCGCGCCTCTCCCTCGACTTCATCCCCGACATCTCCGACCTCTTCCTCTGCGACTCccacctcggcctcctcctcctccgccacaaGGTCGACGACCTCGACTCCTGCAACCGCAGCTTCCACGTCTGCGACCCGGTCTCGCGGCGCCACGCGCTGCTTCCACCGCCTCCCATCGACAGCTTTTCGGGCGGCAAGGTCATCGGCGCCGCGCTCCGCTCCCGCGGCGCCGCCGCGGACGACGGCCTCCAGTTCGAGGTCGTGTACGTCGCCGTCGACGGAGACCGCCCGCGCGCCTGGGTCGGCTCCTTCCGCGACGGGTGGTGCCGCTGGAACGCGCTGCCGCGGTCGCGGGAGGTCACCATCGACTTCGACCTCATGAGGTTCGAGCGCATCTGCGTGCACGCCGCGGGGGGCATGTACTGGCACATCCTCAACAGCCACTTcgtgctcgcgctggacgcggcGACCTTGGAGTTCTCCCGCCTGCCGCCGCCGGCCATGATGTGGGGcgcaggtgaaagctgcaagtaccGAGTCGGCGAGAGGCCGGAGGACGGGCAGCTGTGCGTCGCCTCGCTAGAGGAGGACGCGATGATGCTGTGTGTGCGAGGAAATGGGGAAGGCAGCGACAATGGCTGGGTTCTGGAGCGGCACGCGCCCATGCGGAAGGTGTTCGACACCGTGCCGTCGCTGCCCAAGGACCCGTTGACACGGCGTGCCAAGCTGTGGCTCAGCGACGTCGACGCTGGGCGTACCGGGAGGCTCTTCGTCCATACCATCGGGTATGGCAGCTTCGCGTATCATATGGACACGGGCAAGCTGGAACGCCTTGCTACGGAGGATGGCTTGGCATACGGGCGCCCAATCTTGGCCTACTTCTCCGCTCCAGATGCCTCTTCTTCTGCATAA